The DNA window TGATTTAAAGGACGGATTTGTTCAAGTTGTTGAAGTTCGTGTTGGATTTCAGCTTCGATTTCAGCCGGGTGATCGAAGTAGTAGGTCATGGCGGCATGGGCTTCGGCGGGGAGAAGGAGGGGTGTTGGTGGCAGATTTCATCAACAGACCAGCCGTGAGTGAGGTAGTCCATGACGATTTGGGTAACGCGGATGCGAGGGAGGCGTTTGAGATGGGCTGGTTGGTTGGCTGGAGTTTCGAGGTGGGGATAGGGGGTCGTTAGCATGGTTTAGACTCCTTGGGTTGGTGTTTTGTGGAAGGTGATGGTGCTGGGGAGGGCGATTAAGCTCCTGGCAGTTGGTTTTGATTGCGATTGTAGATCTCATAAAGCCGCTTGACGACTTCGATTGGGATGCCTGCGACTGGAATTAAAATTTTGGCAGCTTCAACTCCACCTGCAAATAGGATGCTGAAACTATCTTTCCAGCGCTGCCAGTTTTGGGGATTCTTTTGGGGCATGGTGGCAAAGCCGTGGAGCAGAATTTCAAAGATTTCTGCATCAGGTTTATGGGGGTATGTTTGCCGTAGTTTTGTGAGGACTTGGGTAAGCTGTTGGGTCGCTTCGGTTGAGTGATTATTTTCGATGTAGGTATCAACTTGCTCAAAGATTTGGACTTTTTGGGCGTTTGGAAAGGCGTTGTCGTATTTTCCTGGCATGGGCGAAATTCTCTGATTTAAGTTCAAAACGTTCAGGATTTTGTGGTTATTTCAAGAGTCGAATGAAGCCTGCTTGTTCAAAGTGATGGTCGGTGGTGAGGGCTTGTTGGATGTTGTGTTGCTGCATGATGATGAAGGAACTGCAATCGACGAGTGACCAGGGTTTGTCGGGGCGGTTTTGGCAAAGTTCCCAAGCGGCTTGGTCTGTGGATGGATCAATGTGGATACGAGTAATGTAGGGATTTTGGCGAACAATATTGATGTGGTTAAAGATGCGATCGCGTGGTAGACGGTGGGGGCTATTGAGGAGTGCAACAAGTTCGGCGATGACGTAGTTGGTGGTGATAATTTCAGTGCGGCTGGCGATCGCAGTGCGGAAATGCTCGGCAGCAATTGGATAATGGGTTTCGGTGGGGATAAAAATGCTCGCCCAGCCAGAGGTATCAATGAAGAGATTATTCGGCATTGCGGAGTTCTTGGTAGAGGGCTTCGCCAAGGTATTGGTCGTGGTTTTCCGCGAGGTCGGTAGTACCGAGTTCTAGAGTACCGATGAGGGAGAGGAGTTGATCGGTGTCGGCGGTTGTGATTGCGGGTTGGAGGTATTGCTTAAGAACTTGAATGATCAATTGTTCAGGGGTGGTTTGGTTTTGGGCGGCTTGATGGACTAGGGCTTGCTGAAGGGCGTCAGGGAGGGCGATCGTGATTTGCATGGTGAGGGTCTCCGTTTGTTTGGTTTGATTGTAGCGGATGGATCGTAGGGGTTAGGGGGGTGGGTCTTTGGGTGGAGATTCGTGATAGTTTTGAACGTTTTCAAAGATTTTGACTTCGCTGGCGTTGGGGAATTGGTTAATTGTGGAAGGACTACTGCCACTTTGGCTGGCGGAGTTATTGCCCTTCTGCGTTGCTAGATGGGCTTGCCAAATTTCGTAGTTGTAGAACTTGCAGTTGGCTTGGATTCCTTGGATGACCTTGAAGGCCTCCTTGCTAGATTGGGTGGAGAGGAGAGTGAGGAAACTGGGGAGGAGGTAGGCAGCGCGATCGTATTTGATCTTTCCCAATACCTTCGCTGCACTCCCACGCACGTCTTGGTCTATATCTCCAAGCGCCTTGAGTAAGCCGGCTATCGCCGCTTCACTTCCGATGTTGCCCAATGCCTCAACGGCACTCTTACGAACGTTCTGATCTGAATGTTCAAGCACCTTGAGTAAGCCAGGGATTGCTGTTTCACTGCCAATGTTGCCCAATGTCTCAACTACTTTCTTGCACACATATCTGTCTGCATATTTAAGCGCCTTGAGTAAGTCAGGGATAGCTGCTTCACTTTTCTGGTACACATGCCTG is part of the Leptolyngbya sp. CCY15150 genome and encodes:
- a CDS encoding PIN domain-containing protein, with product MPNNLFIDTSGWASIFIPTETHYPIAAEHFRTAIASRTEIITTNYVIAELVALLNSPHRLPRDRIFNHINIVRQNPYITRIHIDPSTDQAAWELCQNRPDKPWSLVDCSSFIIMQQHNIQQALTTDHHFEQAGFIRLLK